The following are encoded in a window of Candidatus Eremiobacteraceae bacterium genomic DNA:
- a CDS encoding alkaline phosphatase family protein, with amino-acid sequence MRRTVPSNVKVSTLRAALGAIIAVTLGMLIASTVAANATARGADSVLPNGWPILPPQGLVRQTDTMPQGGAASPDGKILAIVDSGFNPATLRLYKTANLDKVATVALNGAFGRPLWIDSGHVLVAGDNADAIFELDVSTQSVHKIAMPAKSHPIEIARARDGTIAVADDGDGLVRIGALNDLAHGRDVRIGLHPGALIFSSDGSTLFVADRSGSFVGAVDTKSLHVRPIRTGLHPTALLIAGDELYVAASDADAVDVYDVRSGTQIADIFVSDEKAGKRLAGASPNAIAASGDDVFVSLGAANSIAVLRHHRVVSRIATGWYPTDVVPVGGRLFLINGKGERSRPNPHFDAKGKSNRDYIAAIQVGSIRTYEIDRIPSSQGSPQGAVGWDTRDATAVLGPHSPIKHVFFILKENRSYDQVLGDIRQGNGDPSLVWFGAAVTPNQHALAMRFGLFDNAYTSGEVSDSGHNWSDTAFANDYVERFWPPTYGGRRDNDDVLSGEGAGVPQHGYMWDAAARSHVSFRDYGEMTNVPGPGAAASAPAPTLRGRYDQKYVAWDLDYSDLDREKEWSREFDAFARRGQVPQLEYIWLPGDHTYGSRAGKPTPVAYVATNDYALGLIVQKISHSSVWNSSAIFIIEDDAQDGADHVDDQRTTLYVASPYARGGVIHDQYSTVSVLRSIELILGMQPLSTYDAMAVPMDHAFTAKANPQAFTAISPKVDTGAKNSKVAYGAKISAALDFSKPDAVRPGVLLDILAHNREIAKRRRF; translated from the coding sequence ATGAGACGAACTGTGCCGTCGAACGTGAAGGTCTCGACGTTGCGCGCTGCACTTGGCGCTATCATCGCGGTTACGCTGGGTATGTTGATCGCCTCGACGGTCGCGGCTAACGCCACGGCGCGCGGCGCCGATTCGGTGCTGCCCAACGGCTGGCCGATTCTACCGCCGCAAGGGCTTGTCAGGCAAACCGATACCATGCCGCAAGGCGGCGCCGCGTCGCCCGACGGTAAGATTCTCGCGATCGTCGATTCGGGCTTCAATCCCGCTACGTTGCGTTTGTACAAAACGGCGAACCTCGATAAGGTGGCGACGGTGGCGCTGAACGGCGCCTTCGGCCGGCCGCTATGGATCGACTCGGGGCATGTGCTCGTGGCCGGCGACAACGCCGACGCGATATTTGAGCTCGACGTCTCAACCCAGTCGGTCCACAAGATCGCGATGCCCGCCAAGTCGCACCCGATCGAGATCGCGAGAGCTCGTGATGGCACGATCGCTGTTGCCGATGACGGCGACGGCTTGGTGAGAATCGGTGCATTGAACGATCTCGCACACGGCCGCGACGTACGGATCGGCCTGCACCCCGGCGCATTGATCTTCTCAAGCGACGGCAGCACGCTCTTCGTGGCGGACCGATCCGGCAGCTTCGTGGGCGCGGTGGATACGAAATCGCTTCATGTGCGCCCGATACGAACGGGATTACATCCGACGGCTTTGTTGATCGCGGGGGACGAGCTTTACGTCGCAGCAAGCGATGCCGATGCGGTCGATGTGTATGATGTTCGGTCGGGCACTCAGATCGCGGACATTTTCGTCAGTGACGAAAAGGCCGGCAAACGGCTCGCCGGCGCGTCACCGAACGCAATCGCGGCTTCCGGTGATGACGTTTTCGTCAGCCTTGGTGCCGCGAATTCTATCGCCGTGCTGCGACATCACCGCGTCGTATCTCGGATCGCGACGGGCTGGTACCCGACGGACGTCGTGCCGGTCGGCGGCCGGTTGTTCTTGATCAATGGAAAGGGCGAGCGGTCACGGCCGAATCCGCATTTCGACGCAAAAGGCAAGAGCAATCGCGACTACATAGCGGCGATTCAGGTCGGTTCGATAAGGACGTACGAAATCGATCGGATTCCCTCAAGCCAGGGGAGCCCGCAAGGCGCCGTGGGTTGGGATACGAGGGACGCAACCGCTGTGTTGGGCCCGCATAGTCCCATAAAACACGTGTTCTTCATTCTAAAAGAGAACCGCTCGTACGACCAAGTGCTCGGCGACATTCGCCAAGGCAACGGTGATCCTTCGCTTGTATGGTTCGGTGCGGCGGTGACGCCGAATCAGCACGCCCTGGCGATGCGATTCGGGCTGTTCGACAACGCGTACACAAGCGGCGAGGTGAGCGATTCGGGGCATAACTGGTCCGATACCGCGTTTGCGAACGACTACGTCGAGCGATTTTGGCCGCCGACGTATGGCGGCCGGCGCGACAACGACGACGTGCTCAGCGGTGAAGGCGCCGGCGTGCCGCAGCACGGTTACATGTGGGATGCTGCGGCACGTTCTCACGTCTCATTTCGCGACTACGGCGAGATGACGAACGTACCCGGACCCGGTGCGGCTGCGTCGGCGCCTGCTCCGACTCTTCGTGGCCGCTACGATCAAAAGTATGTCGCATGGGACCTCGACTATAGCGATTTGGACCGCGAGAAGGAGTGGAGCCGCGAGTTTGACGCGTTCGCACGTCGCGGCCAAGTGCCTCAGCTTGAGTACATTTGGCTGCCCGGCGATCACACGTACGGGAGCCGGGCGGGAAAGCCCACGCCCGTGGCTTATGTGGCGACGAACGATTATGCGCTCGGTTTGATCGTGCAAAAGATCTCGCATTCAAGCGTGTGGAATTCATCAGCGATCTTCATCATCGAAGACGACGCGCAAGACGGCGCGGATCACGTGGACGACCAGCGCACGACGCTGTACGTCGCATCTCCATACGCACGAGGCGGAGTCATCCACGATCAATACTCGACGGTGAGCGTGCTTCGAAGCATCGAGCTCATCCTTGGGATGCAGCCGCTGTCCACCTACGACGCGATGGCAGTACCCATGGATCACGCGTTCACGGCGAAGGCGAACCCGCAAGCATTTACCGCCATATCGCCCAAGGTCGACACGGGAGCGAAGAATTCGAAGGTGGCGTACGGCGCGAAGATAAGCGCAGCATTGGACTTCTCGAAACCCGATGCTGTCCGTCCCGGCGTCCTACTGGATATCCTCGCCCACAACCGGGAGATCGCAAAGCGGCGCCGGTTTTAG